One part of the Rutidosis leptorrhynchoides isolate AG116_Rl617_1_P2 chromosome 1, CSIRO_AGI_Rlap_v1, whole genome shotgun sequence genome encodes these proteins:
- the LOC139898774 gene encoding uncharacterized protein codes for MTAPRTVKEVQSLTKKLAALTRFLSKATERQLPFFKTLIGCLKQKSFVWTSEAETAFQEMKKLLKTLPTLTTPVDGEILYLYVSVQNEAFDSVLVVKRDKIQKPVYFVSKALTGSEINYAPIEKFVYALILTSRRLRRYFQGHPVHVLTNIPVKQVLTKPEISGRLALWAVELGAYQISYLLRSAVKGQVLADYLAEMTGEFEVINERTTLKPVVDEIWDLFTDGDSCAEGAGAGLVLASPSGEEHTYALRFNFDVTNNEAEYEALLADSQLVANQFNGSFEAHDSSMQKYLQLLKELVERFEYFELAQVPRSQNKKEDALSKLAALTFGIPRELVSDNGTQIAKDPFKTWCTDLNIIQKFKLVAHPQANGLCEVTNRDIVSVIPAEILVPTHRVANFEEEANDDALGENLNFIEERRLMAAIREANNKQQIAKYYNKRVRVLSFDVVEWVLQNNDASRAEKFGKLGPNWEGPYQVVAINAAGSYKLADVEGRTLPNAWHAALLKRYYA; via the exons atgacTGCACCAAGAACggttaaagaagtgcaaagtttgacgaaAAAGTTAGCCGCGTTAACGCGCTTCTTGTCTAAAGCTACTGAAAGGCAATTACCATTTTTCAAAACTTTGATAGGTTGTTTGAAACAAAAAAGCTTTGTTTGGACAAGCGAAGCAGAAACCGCGTTTCAAGAAATGAAGaagttgttgaaaactttgcctacgtTAACAACGCCAGTTGATGGCGAAATTCTTTACCTATATGTATCGGTGCAAAATGAAGCTTTTGACTCAGTATTGGTTGTGAAAAGGGATAAAATACAAAAACCTGTGTATTTTGTCAGTAAAGCACTTAcaggaagtgaaataaactatgcgccgattgagAAGTTTGTGTATGCGCTAATATTAACATCGCGAAGGTTAAGAAGATACTTTCAAGGGCATCCAGTGCACGTGTTAACTAACATCCCAGTCAAGCAAGTCTTAACAAAGCCAGAaatatctggtagactcgcattgTGGGCAGTAGAGTTAGGTGCTTATCAAATTTCTTACCTTCTGCGCAGTGCTGTAAAAGGCCAGGTTTTGGCGGATTACCTCGCTGAAATGACTGGGGAGTTCgaggtgattaatgagcgaacAACATTAAAACCAGTGGTTGATGAAATTTGGGATTTGTTTACTGATGGAGATTCGTGTGCAGAAGGTGCGGGTGCGGGTTTGGTCTTGGCAAGCCCAAGTGGTGAAGAGCATACGTATGCATTGCGTTTTAATTTTGATGTCACAaataatgaagcagagtatgaagcGTTACTTGCTG ATTCGCagttagtagcgaatcagtttaatggTTCCTTTGAAGCACATGATTCTTCAATGCAGAAATATTTGCAGTTATTAAAAGAATTGGTAGAGCGGTTTGAGTATTTTGAACTTGCGCAAGTGCCAAGAAGTCAAAATAAGAAGGAGGATGCTTTGAGTAAATTGGCTGCTCTAAC ATTCGGTATTCCACGTGAGTTGGTTAGTGATAATGGCacacaaatagcgaaagatccttttaagacatggtgcactgatttgAATATAATACAAAAATTTAAATTAGTGGCGCATCCACAGGCTAATGGTTTATGTGAAGTAACCAATCGTGATATTgtaagcg taatACCCGCTGAAATTCTTGTGCCAACGCATAGAGTCGCTAACTTTGAAGAAGAAGCAAACGATGATGCATTGGGCGAGAATTTGAATTTCATTGAAGAGCGAAGGTTAATGGCTGCTATCAGAGAGGCAAATAATAAACAGCAAATTGCcaagtattataacaaaagagtgcgtgTTTTGTCTTTTGACGTTGTCGAATGGGTGTTGCAAAATAATGATGCAAGTAGAGCAGAAAAATTTGGCAAATTAGGACCTAACTGGGAGGGTCCTTATCAAgttgtggcaattaatgcggcaggTTCTTATAAGCTTGCAGATGTGGAAGGGCGAACTTTACCTAATGCATGGCATGCTGCTttattaaagcgatattatgcTTAA
- the LOC139898788 gene encoding uncharacterized protein produces MESKQQQQQQKQQITSSPLPNQQSSSLLLLQDISNFKTPKPQRLSQTNPSFNFETPCSQFFSALQQTPKSSYSTVRRTPHRYSLAVRKLKAVELEQSKSSRKTQTDKDKSFKSLANSITVWLNFLLENPRSCGVEVSRFTGEESSDEASSSSSVLILGGKRDSVSHGTVEVDREWRGPKRTKDTLWVHKGEVENNKFSYSTYSSLKVSLGDVCSLDDLKERMAVYLSLTSCKEIFNVMTRVTKNIDEGRLKMKAHCPIVTDVGMKENALKILMSYNPVWLRIGLYIIFGGESLLPNSNTDTTCEQEYAFLKVVAEKLFFSHPGLAKAYIYNKLVDGLYRPGYYEKLGSVMLKKFLLLVLILDRAKSQSSLPIIYGIDGLDGGSPLLFTSRATIKSSCQVISDFLSPDVMHGVGNLLTQLTIIGYMVSYQQNPLVKYAFKVTDLFNDLRDGVVLCRVIQLLQHDPSILKKVAVPSDDQKKNLVNCEICLKYLKQIGVALCDEDGTEIIAEDIVNGDKELIICLLWNIFIHLQLPLLVNNKLISDEIAVIRGTDAQMLPGTTSGHLEMLLEWIKAICNKYDLKVENFVSLVDGKAMWCLLDYYFRKQHCHATFREDVKEINEVSIMSASDYVDAVHNFLLSQKLTSLLGNFPEVLQVSDILEYKGACSDRGVIILLVFLSSQLIVKKNLQQINFHKLFGHTQNSERKCSRRDRVAGDHDYDYVQQTSQKKQSEDSGRSFQAIMTWWKEMAQHNSSKADVSKADVKLVLQSLPAKHSSNKQRVSEENAAAAAAAAIMIQSNFRRFVEHRKYTRTKKAVSFLQIVIRVWLMVKKNISAIPNLNAIKIQEPVYDETNSSKRLFKYLVDRHVFVKLKRSVVIIQRAIRYWITTTQKHRNDAVIMIQKSVRSWILRKSFMNKKQAATKIQSHHRCRVLRKRFLDQKQAAATIMIQSCYHGWVMRRCFLRQKQAATNIQRHYRGHISRKSSSYLAAQKQAAAAATIIQSYHTAFVVRKNFLNQKKAATTIQCHYRRWLLARNSLMKLKQAAALKLQKFYRKYKHHKLEIKSAVTIQCAYRRYLCFKAFNCYMDAAIVIQRFVRRGCLDKQKQLLFGVPRHQEEGARSERISLDADAAETRTKSATVIQATVRGWIARRRTAQTRHRIAVIQSYWKGYIERKQHSSREKVSDIRLRVQKAAANVEDGMRIINRLIAALSELKNTISVTEILHTCATLEMATRHSEKCCEELVGAGAINTLLGLVSSISRSIADQEVLRLILSTLRNITCHPHLTQALIHTHESCRIILWEFIRNKGDVCFIAADILRNICSIKEGVNKLHDLPGLVKRLHNLVEHLKKKAGNKRNPQAQSMKAHTDRRMKEAIQILKLITNSQSSGN; encoded by the exons ATGGaatccaaacaacaacaacaacaacaaaaacagcaaATTACGTCTTCCCCGTTACCAAATCAACAATCATCATCACTACTACTACTACAAGATATTTCTAATTTCAAAACCCCCAAACCACAACGTCTTTCTCAAACAAACCCTAGTTTTAACTTCGAAACCCCTTGTTCCCAATTCTTCTCTGCACTTCAACAAACACCTAAATCATCCTACTCTACGGTACGTCGAACTCCTCATCGATACTCACTTGCTGTGCGAAAACTTAAAGCTGTTGAACTCGAGCAATCCAAATCATCACGAAAGACTCAGACGGATAAAGACAAGTCATTCAAGTCCTTGGCTAACTCAATCACTGTTTGGCTCAATTTCTTACTTGAAAACCCTAG GTCTTGTGGAGTTGAGGTATCAAGATTTACAGGTGAAGAGTCATCCGAtgaggcatcatcatcatcatcagtgttAATTTTGGGTGGAAAGAGAGATAGTGTGTCTCATGGTACAGTTGAGGTGGATCGAGAGTGGCGTGGGCCAAAACGTACCAAGGATACATTGTGGGTTCATAAGGGTGAAGTGGAAAACAACAAGTTTTCGTATTCTACTTATTCAAGTTTGAAGGTTTCGCTTGGGGATGTTTGTAGCTTGGATGACTTGAAAGAGAGAATGGCGGTTTACTTGAGTCTCACTAGTTGTAAGGAGATTTTTAATGTCATGACTCGTGTAACAAAG AATATCGATGAAGGAAGACTAAAAATGAAGGCTCATTGCCCAATAGTTACTGATGTCGGAATGAAAGAGAATGCTTTGAAGATCCTAATGAGTTATAACCCTGTTTGGTTAAGGATCGGGCTTTATATTATATTTGGTGGTGAATCTTTGTTGCCGAACTCGAACACGGACACAACTTGCGAGCAAGAATATGCTTTTCTGAAAGTGGTTGCTGAAAAGTTGTTCTTCTCGCATCCTGGGCTAGCAAAAGCCTACATTTACAATAAATTAGTTGATGGTTTGTACAGACCCGGTTATTATGAAAAACTAGGGAGTGTTATGTTGAAGAAATTTCTATTGCTAGTACTCATACTTGATAGAGCTAAATCACAGAGCAGTTTGCCTATTATTTACGGTATAGATGGACTTGATGGGGGTTCACCTTTATTGTTCACGTCTCGTGCTACCATCAAATCAAGTTGTCAAGTGATTTCTG ATTTCTTATCGCCTGATGTTATGCATGGAGTCGGTAATCTTCTCACACAACTCACAATTATAGGATACATGGTTTCTTATCAGCAg AATCCTCTTGTTAAGTACGCGTTTAAGGTGACTGATCTTTTTAATGATCTGCGTGATGGAGTTGTTCTATGTAGAGTTATTCAACTCTTGCAACATGACCCCTCAATtcttaag aaagtaGCTGTTCCATCAGATGACCAAAAGAAGAATTTGGTAAATTGTGAGATTTGTCTCAAGTATCTTAAGCAGATTGGAGTTGCGTTATGCGATGAAGATGGAACTGAGATAATTGCTGAAGATATTGTTAATGGAGATAAAGAGCTCATAATCTGTTTGCTATGGAACATCTTCATTCATTTACAG TTGCCACTTTTAGTCAATAACAAGCTTATATCTGATGAAATCGCCGTCATCCGTGGAACTGACGCG CAGATGCTTCCAGGAACCACCTCAGGTCACTTGGAGATGCTTCTTGAATGGATAAAG GCAATATGTAACAAGTATGATTTGAAGGTTGAGAATTTTGTTTCACTGGTAGACGGTAAAGCAATGTGGTGCTTGCTGGATTATTATTTTAGAAAACAACATTGTCATGCTACTTTTAGAGAG GATGTAAAGGAAATAAATGAAGTGTCGATCATGTCGGCTTCAGATTATGTGGATGCAGTGCACAATTTCTTGCTGTCACAAAAGCTGACATCACTGCTGGGGAATTTCCCAGAG GTTCTGCAAGTGAGTGACATACTTGAATATAAAGGAGCATGCAGTGACCGTGGTGTAATCATTCTGTTGGTTTTCCTCTCATCCCAACTAATTGTCAAGAAAAACTTG CAACAGATAAATTTTCATAAGCTTTTTGGCCACACTCAAAACTCAGAAAGGAAATGTAGCCGGAGAGATCGGGTTGCTGgagatcatgattatgattatgtacAACAAACAAGTCAGAAGAAACAGAGTGAAG ACAGCGGGAGAAGTTTTCAGGCTATCATGACTTGGTGGAAAGAAATGGCTCAGCATAACAGCAGCAAAGCTGATGTCAGCAAAGCTGATGTGAAGCTAGTGTTACAAAGCTTACCTGCCAAACATTCAAGTAACAAGCAACGAG TTTCAGAAGAGaatgcagcagcagcagcagcagcagcaataaTGATACAATCGAATTTCAGGAGATTTGTTGAACATCGGAAATATACAAGAACAAAGAAAGCTGTTTCTTTTCTGCAAATTGTTATCCGGGTATGGCTGATGGTAAAGAAGAACATATCAGCCATTCCAAATCTCAATGCAATCAAGATTCAAGAACCAGTATATG ATGAAACTAACTCGTCAAAGAGATTATTCAAATATTTAGTTGACAGGCATGTTTTTGTGAAACTCAAACGTTCTGTAGTAATCATCCAACGTGCCATACGATATTGGATCACCACCACCCAAAAGCATCGAAATGACGCTGTCATTATGATCCAGAAATCTGTTCGTAGTTGGATACTGAGGAAAAGCTTTATGAATAAAAAACAAGCGGCAACAAAAATTCAAAGTCATCATCGTTGCCGGGTATTGAGAAAGCGTTTCTTGGATCAAAAACAAGCAGCAGCAACGATAATGATTCAAAGTTGTTATCATGGATGGGTAATGAGGAGATGTTTCTTGAGGCAGAAGCAAGCGGCAACCAACATTCAACGTCATTATCGTGGTCATATTTCAAGGAAGAGTAGTAGTTACTTGGCGGCGCAGAAgcaagcagcagcagcagcaacaataaTTCAAAGTTACCACACAGCATTTGTTGTTAGGAAGAATTTCTTGAATCAGAAAAAAGCAGCTACAACAATTCAATGTCATTATCGCAGATGGTTGTTGGCACGAAACAGCTTGATGAAATTGAAACAAGCAGCAGCTTTGAAGCTACAAAAATTCTATCGGAAATATAAACACCACAAACTTGAAATTAAATCGGCAGTTACTATTCAATGTGCTTATCGACGTTATCTATGCTTCAAGGCGTTCAATTGCTATATGGATGCTGCAATTGTAATCCAGCGATTTGTGAGAAGAGGTTGTCTCGATAAACAGAAGCAGCTATTATTTG GTGTGCCACGTCATCAAGAAGAAGGAGCAAGATCAGAACGTATCTCACTAGATGCTGATGCTGCTGAAACAAGAACAAAATCAGCAACTGTGATCCAAGCTACTGTTCGGGGATGGATTGCTAGGAGAAGAACTGCTCAAACAAGGCATCGTATTGCGGTGATCCAA TCATACTGGAAAGGATATATTGAACGGAAACAACATTCTTCAAGGGAAAAGGTATCGGATATACGACTGAGAGTGCAAAAAGCTGCTGCTAATGTGGAAGATGGAATGCGAATTATAAACAGGCTCATTGCAGCTCTTTCAGAATTAAAAAACACAATTAGTGTCACTGAGATCCTTCATACTTGTGCAACTCTAG AAATGGCTACAAGACACTCTGAAAAGTGTTGTGAGGAGCTAGTGGGTGCAGGGGCCATCAATACACTACTTGGACTAGTTAGTTCCATAAGTCGAAGCATTGCTGATCAAGAGGTTCTCAGACTCATACTTTCAACTTTAAGAAACATCACATGCCATCCTCATTTAACTCAAGCACTCATTCACACTCATGAATCTTGTCGAATAATTCTATGGGAGTTTATACG AAACAAAGGAGACGTTTGCTTCATTGCAGCTGATATTCTACGAAATATATGTTCAATCAAGGAAGGTGTTAATAAGCTGCATGATTTACCTGGTTTAGTGAAAAGATTGCATAATCTTGTTGAACATCTTAAAAAGAAAGCAGGAAACAAAAG GAATCCACAGGCACAATCAATGAAAGCACATACAGACCGAAGAATGAAAGAAGCCATTCAAATCTTAAAACTGATAACCAATTCACAATCATCTGGAAACTGA